A DNA window from Helianthus annuus cultivar XRQ/B chromosome 15, HanXRQr2.0-SUNRISE, whole genome shotgun sequence contains the following coding sequences:
- the LOC110914151 gene encoding uncharacterized mitochondrial protein AtMg00810-like translates to MDYVITLGFFQSRCDASLFILHQGRDVVFLLLYVDDIILVTSSDHLRHQLMGYLATEFSMKDLGPLSFFPGISVTRNGNSMFLSQQKYAHEIIERAGMSSCKPVSTPVDTNTKLSASGDTFRDPTLYRSLAGALQYLTFTRPDISYVVQQLCMHMHAPKDPHWLALKRVLRYIQGTTSYGLTLGSTAAPTLLAYTDADWAGCPDTRRSTSSYCVYYGDNLISWSSKRQPTISRSSAEAEYRGVANVVAEICWLRNLLLEVHHPLTRATIVYCDNVSAIYLSGNPVQHQRTKHIELDINLFRNRSRKVKFGFFMCHLFIK, encoded by the coding sequence ATGGACTACGTTATTACCCTCGGGTTTTTTCAAAGCCGATGTGATGCCTCTCTCTTCATTCTTCACCAAGGCCGTGATGTTGTTTTCTTACTTCtatacgtggacgacataatACTAGTCACCTCTTCGGATCACCTACGTCATCAACTAATGGGGTATCTAGCGACTGAATTTTCTATGAAAGACCTCGGACCCTTAAGTTTTTTTCCCGGGATATCGGTCACTAGGAATGGGAACTCTATGTTTCTCTCTCAACAAAAGTATGCTCATGAGATCATTGAACGTGCAGGTATGTCATCATGCAAACCGGTTTCTACACCAGTTGACACCAACACAAAGTTGAGCGCCTCTGGTGACACTTTTCGTGACCCTACCCTCTATCGGAGCCTTGCCGGGGCACTTCAGTACTTAACGTTCACGCGTCCAGACATTAGTTATGTTGTTCAACAACTGTGCATGCACATGCATGCGCCGAAAGATCCTCATTGGCTGGCTTTAAAAAGGGTCCTTCGGTACATTCAAGGTACTACCTCCTACGGTCTCACGCTCGGATCTACGGCTGCCCCGACACTCCTAGCGTACACAGACGCTGATTGGGCGGGTTGCCCTGATACACGTCGTTCCACGAGCAGCTACTGTGTTTATTATGGCGATAATCTCATCTCATGGTCATCCAAAAGGCAACCAACAATCTCCAGATCCAGTGCAGAAGCTGAATACCGAGGAGTTGCTAACGTTGTTGCTGAGATATGCTGGTTGCGCAACCTACTGTTAGAAGTTCATCATCCGCTGACCCGCGCCACCATTGTCTACTGCGACAATGTCAGTGCCATTTACTTATCCGGCAATCCGGTACAACATCAACGAACGAAACACATCGAGCTTGACATTAATTTGTTCAGGAACAGGTCCAGAAAGGTCAAGTTCGGGTTCTTCATGTGCCATCTCTTTATCAAATAG
- the LOC110910283 gene encoding uncharacterized protein LOC110910283 — MPQWMRPEVYPLMAAMTFVTSMCVFQLTRNVFMNPDVRVNKAHRTMGVLENHDEGQKYAEHGLRRFLRTRPPEVMPTVNSFFSNTK, encoded by the exons ATGCCGCAATGGATGCGACCAGAG GTTTATCCTCTTATGGCAGCGATGACATTTGTGACGAGCATGTGTGTTTTCCAGCTTACTAGAAATGTTTTCATGAACCCTGATGTCAG GGTGAATAAGGCGCATCGTACCATGGGAGTGCTTGAAAACCACGACGAAGGTCAAAAATATGCTGAACATGGCCTTCGGAGATTTTTACGTACACGACCACCAGAAGTCATGCCGACTGTCAACTCCTTCTTCTCAAACACCAAATAA